The Vigna unguiculata cultivar IT97K-499-35 chromosome 6, ASM411807v1, whole genome shotgun sequence genome contains a region encoding:
- the LOC114187004 gene encoding uncharacterized protein LOC114187004, translating to MEVYRPNRSDVHLSAQEEASLEAKTRDYFDGVAPQRHTKPQRSDYSTRYVDAFSNTKQSSIPEFIHFQNLENDPQEKKLVYNGSEVTEEFVETEYYKDLNSVDKHHHTTGTGFIKVEKSGKSFHIEPDNDTTCHHSCMCNPATNDWVPATSNEVDFNSDKPKRSEN from the exons atggaGGTTTACAGGCCAAACAGGAGTGACGTTCATCTCTCAGCTCAGGAAGAAGCTTCCTTAGAGGCCAAAACAAGAGACTACTTTGATGGAGTCGCTCCACAACGCCACACCAAACCTCAACGCAGTGACTATTCCACTCGATATGTTGATGCTTTTTCCAATACCAAACAATCTTCTATTCCAGAATTCATACACTTTCAAAACCTTGAGAATGATCCCCAAGAGAAG AAACTGGTGTACAATGGGAGTGAAGTAACAGAGGAATTTGTGGAAACAGAGTATTACAAAGATCTAAACAGTGTGGACAAACACCACCATACG ACTGGAACAGGATTTATCAAAGTAGAGAAAAGTGGAAAAAGCTTTCACATTGAACCAGATAATGACACTACTTGCCATCATTCTTGCATGTGCAATCCAGCAACCAATGATTGGGTTCCTGCTACTTCCAATGAG GTGGATTTCAATTCAGACAAGCCTAAGAGGAGTGAGAATTAA